From Paenibacillus physcomitrellae, the proteins below share one genomic window:
- a CDS encoding sensor histidine kinase, with translation MSKLTRKLVTRITLALCAVFILTFAVNTYFLPKYFLYQKKVKLAELTNELASLAGAQPNADGLTLADRIQQVEADNEVTVVYAPLSESLNDLNSDILLQLNRKGIALSKFWLSEESLAQLHEGRQVNKIYDQTKLKSSFLVNFVPLAGNVVAIGESISYSSETIGIINRFNWYIWAGMLLLLILLSALYTARIVKPLAKLSETAKSIADLTFIHADVRTGDEIESLADSINRMSDKLKKTQRSLEARNANLRTFIADVSHELKTPLALIQAYAAGIQDGLDDGTYPEVIRRQTEEMAGMIDRLLELSKLQTESYELQPTEFHSLLIETLENYQVAFRQRGLGLMVEDVLPPEVWVMADQHKLESVLHNLLSNALKYSEGNRVEVLAEVRSEQVHFRIANRADTRDEARWERIWEPFFVMEESRSKHLSGTGLGLSITGTILLKHQAAYGHEAGNGRVEFYFSLPVLPGS, from the coding sequence ATGAGTAAGTTAACCCGGAAGCTTGTAACACGGATTACGCTGGCGCTGTGCGCTGTTTTTATCCTTACGTTTGCCGTGAATACTTATTTTCTGCCGAAATATTTCTTATATCAGAAGAAAGTGAAGCTGGCGGAGCTGACCAACGAGCTGGCGAGTCTGGCGGGGGCGCAACCGAATGCAGACGGATTGACCCTGGCGGATCGCATCCAGCAGGTAGAGGCGGACAACGAGGTGACTGTTGTTTATGCGCCTTTATCGGAAAGCCTGAATGACCTCAACAGCGACATTCTGCTTCAGCTAAACCGGAAAGGGATCGCTTTAAGCAAGTTTTGGCTGAGTGAGGAAAGTCTGGCACAGCTGCATGAAGGCCGGCAGGTCAACAAAATTTATGATCAGACCAAGCTGAAGTCCAGCTTTCTGGTTAATTTTGTACCGCTGGCTGGCAACGTCGTTGCGATAGGGGAGTCTATTTCTTATTCCTCGGAAACCATTGGTATCATCAATCGGTTTAATTGGTATATTTGGGCGGGTATGCTGCTGCTGTTGATTCTGCTGTCGGCTTTATATACGGCCCGAATCGTAAAGCCGTTGGCCAAGCTGAGCGAAACCGCCAAATCGATTGCCGATTTGACTTTTATTCATGCGGATGTCCGCACGGGAGACGAAATTGAATCCCTTGCGGACAGCATCAACCGGATGAGCGATAAATTGAAAAAGACGCAGCGTTCTCTGGAGGCCAGAAACGCCAATCTGCGAACATTCATTGCCGATGTCTCCCATGAATTAAAGACTCCGCTTGCCCTGATCCAGGCTTACGCTGCCGGGATACAGGATGGTTTGGACGATGGAACCTATCCGGAAGTCATCCGGCGCCAAACGGAGGAAATGGCGGGCATGATCGACAGGCTGCTTGAGCTGTCCAAGCTGCAGACAGAGTCGTATGAACTTCAACCGACTGAATTCCATTCGCTGCTGATCGAAACCCTGGAGAATTACCAAGTTGCTTTCCGGCAGCGGGGACTGGGTTTAATGGTGGAGGATGTCCTGCCTCCGGAGGTTTGGGTTATGGCGGACCAGCACAAGCTGGAATCGGTCCTGCACAATCTGCTGTCCAATGCGCTGAAATATTCGGAAGGCAATCGGGTGGAGGTTTTGGCGGAAGTGCGGTCGGAGCAGGTGCATTTCCGGATCGCCAACCGGGCAGATACGAGGGATGAAGCCAGATGGGAGCGGATTTGGGAGCCGTTTTTCGTTATGGAGGAATCCCGCAGCAAACATTTGAGCGGCACCGGGCTGGGATTGTCGATTACCGGTACGATCCTGCTGAAACATCAGGCGGCCTACGGGCATGAGGCCGGGAATGGCAGGGTGGAGTTTTATTTTTCACTGCCGGTTTTGCCCGGTTCTTGA
- a CDS encoding response regulator transcription factor: MNLLLAEDEALMLQILKSYFIKEGFNVYTARDGEEALELFYNHQIDLAVLDWMMPGLSGVEVCREIKNTSRTKVLLLTAKGEADEELYALNAGADEYVRKPFDPRILLARARKLLNMDAQIRIGKLVVDLEGQKIFREGRDLQATSKEFQLMKYLALNKGQIVTRKMLLDQVWGFDYFGDERTVDTHIRRLREKIGERWIKTYRGMGYSLEDGPIGEKLDNPRGDSPDE; this comes from the coding sequence ATGAACCTGCTGCTGGCGGAAGACGAAGCGTTGATGCTGCAGATTTTGAAGAGTTATTTCATCAAAGAAGGTTTTAATGTATATACGGCTCGGGACGGAGAAGAGGCGTTGGAGCTTTTTTATAATCATCAGATAGATCTGGCCGTTTTGGACTGGATGATGCCAGGACTTAGCGGCGTAGAGGTATGCCGGGAAATCAAAAACACGAGCCGCACCAAGGTGCTGCTGCTTACGGCAAAAGGCGAGGCGGATGAAGAACTGTATGCTTTAAACGCCGGTGCTGACGAATATGTGCGCAAACCGTTTGATCCCCGAATTCTACTGGCCAGAGCCCGCAAGCTGCTGAATATGGACGCTCAGATCCGAATCGGAAAGCTTGTGGTGGATCTGGAGGGACAAAAAATTTTTCGGGAGGGCCGGGATCTGCAAGCCACGTCGAAGGAATTTCAGCTAATGAAATATTTGGCGCTCAATAAAGGGCAGATCGTGACCCGCAAAATGCTGCTGGACCAGGTATGGGGATTTGATTACTTTGGGGACGAGCGTACGGTGGATACGCATATCCGCAGACTGAGGGAGAAAATCGGAGAGCGCTGGATCAAAACTTACCGGGGCATGGGGTATTCCTTGGAGGACGGTCCAATCGGAGAGAAGCTGGATAACCCGCGGGGAGACAGCCCCGATGAGTAA
- a CDS encoding glycoside hydrolase, which yields MKHKFAWLASAALMAVMLAGCASGGEAGQALPAVLAAGHIEQAKAAVVPAGEPFDFEVDPETFALTLIKDGVREPASLPLPKTKVTNLVKTEDSVSWTYPGQMDISITKQSNYLDIQLKSAGAAKFQWPVVQSDSYTLPLGEGKQIPADDKDWQTFLNDQTYTFSESFSMDFFALNNKAFSMVYVVTNKYNDEVHFSASPSLHFQFTHDFPAINPDKSYGFRLYVTNSDPQQIVLPYKNYVAENGGFVTLEQKAAQNPNIRKLYGAPQIYLWSEQLLTADDVKWPKLRNVLASRLGPWLVHLMGETADGSSELSQTLTDISGQDYVDNYQKKVILNAINQALKMRDFYAADQFPNPGADAATLIQQGVENLSEEKLYNLNKLLLKNSLGDAVSDISEWGQAGSTGLIQELHDSGIDKAWIGLPNWADGLMNPAMVDEAVKDGYLIAPYDSYHSIQEKADISWNTASFPDPTLYDKATVTRADGTKVAGFLGRGRKLNPTLAMPSVKERAEGILQDGIGYNSWFVDCDATGEIYDDYSADHPTTQAEDLKARLERLSYFANDQKMVVGSEGGNDYASGVIAFAEGIESPIIAWGDPDMRDNKDSPYYVGGYYAMTGIPERYGKAVPIKPLYSKVYTDPAYSLPLYKLVYNDSIITTNHWEWGSYKIQGEEADRMLYELLYNAPPLYHLDQTAWDAEKSSITGFLKVWSPLHQAAVTQEMTGFKILTDDKLVQSAQYGDDIRVIVNFSDHDVTVQGQNLKAKSAFILQDGQTVFFDAGANAALLK from the coding sequence ATGAAACACAAATTTGCATGGCTGGCATCCGCGGCCCTTATGGCGGTTATGCTGGCCGGATGCGCAAGCGGCGGCGAAGCCGGCCAGGCTTTGCCGGCGGTCTTGGCTGCGGGCCATATCGAGCAGGCGAAAGCGGCCGTAGTTCCGGCAGGGGAACCGTTTGATTTCGAGGTAGACCCCGAAACCTTTGCGCTGACCCTCATCAAGGACGGCGTCCGGGAGCCGGCTTCCCTGCCCCTGCCCAAAACCAAGGTTACGAATCTGGTCAAAACCGAGGATTCCGTTTCCTGGACTTACCCCGGCCAGATGGATATCAGCATCACCAAACAAAGCAATTATCTGGATATTCAGCTGAAGTCGGCCGGCGCCGCCAAATTCCAGTGGCCGGTGGTTCAGTCGGACAGCTATACGCTGCCGCTCGGCGAAGGGAAACAAATTCCGGCGGACGATAAAGATTGGCAGACGTTTCTGAACGACCAGACTTATACATTCAGCGAGTCGTTTTCCATGGACTTTTTCGCCTTGAACAACAAAGCTTTCTCCATGGTTTACGTAGTCACCAACAAATATAACGACGAGGTTCATTTCTCCGCTTCACCTTCGCTGCATTTTCAGTTCACACACGACTTCCCGGCGATTAATCCGGACAAAAGCTACGGCTTCCGTCTGTACGTGACGAACAGCGATCCGCAGCAGATCGTGTTGCCTTACAAAAATTATGTAGCGGAAAACGGCGGTTTCGTCACGTTGGAGCAAAAAGCCGCTCAAAACCCGAATATCCGCAAGCTGTACGGCGCCCCGCAAATTTATCTCTGGAGCGAACAGCTGCTGACGGCCGATGACGTCAAATGGCCCAAGCTCAGAAACGTGCTGGCGTCCAGGCTGGGGCCATGGCTCGTGCATTTGATGGGCGAAACGGCCGACGGCAGCAGCGAGCTGTCCCAAACGCTGACCGATATTTCCGGTCAGGATTACGTGGACAACTATCAAAAAAAGGTCATTTTGAACGCCATCAACCAGGCGCTGAAAATGCGGGATTTCTATGCGGCGGACCAGTTCCCGAATCCCGGCGCGGACGCCGCCACCCTTATTCAGCAAGGGGTAGAGAACCTCAGTGAGGAGAAGCTCTACAACCTAAACAAGCTGCTTCTGAAAAATAGTCTTGGAGACGCCGTGTCCGACATCAGCGAATGGGGTCAAGCCGGTTCCACCGGGCTGATCCAGGAGCTGCACGACTCCGGCATCGACAAAGCCTGGATCGGGCTGCCCAATTGGGCGGACGGCTTGATGAACCCGGCTATGGTCGATGAAGCGGTCAAGGACGGCTATCTCATCGCCCCTTACGATTCTTATCATTCCATCCAGGAGAAAGCGGATATTTCCTGGAATACGGCATCGTTTCCGGATCCGACGCTTTATGACAAAGCCACCGTCACCCGTGCGGACGGGACCAAGGTGGCCGGCTTCCTCGGCCGGGGACGCAAGCTGAATCCTACGCTGGCGATGCCAAGCGTCAAGGAACGCGCCGAAGGCATCCTGCAGGACGGAATCGGCTATAACTCCTGGTTCGTGGACTGCGACGCGACGGGAGAAATTTACGACGATTACTCGGCCGACCATCCGACCACGCAGGCCGAGGATTTGAAGGCGCGGCTGGAGCGGCTCAGCTATTTTGCCAATGATCAGAAGATGGTTGTTGGCTCCGAAGGCGGCAACGACTATGCCAGCGGCGTGATCGCTTTTGCGGAGGGCATCGAAAGCCCGATTATTGCCTGGGGCGATCCCGATATGCGCGATAACAAGGACAGCCCTTATTACGTGGGCGGCTATTATGCGATGACCGGCATTCCGGAGCGCTACGGCAAAGCCGTGCCGATCAAACCACTGTATTCAAAGGTTTATACGGATCCAGCTTATTCCCTCCCGCTCTACAAGCTGGTTTATAACGATTCCATCATCACCACCAACCATTGGGAATGGGGCAGCTACAAAATCCAAGGCGAAGAAGCCGACCGGATGCTGTATGAGCTCCTTTATAACGCCCCTCCCCTGTACCATCTGGACCAAACAGCCTGGGATGCGGAGAAATCCAGCATCACCGGTTTCCTGAAGGTGTGGTCTCCTTTGCACCAGGCCGCCGTAACCCAAGAGATGACCGGCTTCAAGATTCTGACCGACGACAAGCTGGTGCAAAGCGCGCAATACGGAGACGATATCAGGGTGATTGTGAATTTCTCGGACCACGATGTTACCGTTCAGGGACAGAATTTGAAAGCCAAATCCGCCTTTATTTTGCAGGACGGGCAGACGGTCTTTTTTGATGCTGGTGCCAATGCCGCGCTGTTGAAATAA
- a CDS encoding DinB family protein translates to MVNRPLPEEYPAYYAGYIAKVPDGEITDLLAGKLNEVGDWIDGLPEELGETRYAPDKWTFKEVLGHMIDTERVMSYRLLCVARGDQTPLPGFDENEYVKNAAVVSRTFEEIAKEYTAVRTATLTLLSGLSEEAWPREGMVNGNPATVRALAYIIAGHELHTLGILKERYLKK, encoded by the coding sequence ATGGTTAACAGACCTCTGCCGGAGGAATATCCCGCTTATTATGCCGGTTACATAGCTAAAGTCCCTGACGGGGAAATTACCGATTTGCTGGCGGGCAAGCTGAACGAAGTGGGGGACTGGATCGACGGGCTCCCGGAGGAACTGGGCGAAACCCGTTACGCGCCGGACAAGTGGACGTTTAAAGAAGTGCTGGGCCACATGATCGATACAGAGCGGGTGATGAGCTACCGTTTGCTTTGTGTGGCAAGAGGGGATCAAACGCCGCTGCCCGGCTTTGATGAGAACGAGTATGTGAAGAACGCGGCTGTGGTCAGCAGGACCTTCGAGGAGATCGCCAAGGAGTATACGGCCGTGCGGACCGCAACCTTGACGCTGCTCAGCGGCTTGTCCGAGGAGGCCTGGCCACGGGAAGGGATGGTTAACGGAAATCCTGCCACTGTTCGGGCGCTGGCTTACATCATTGCCGGACATGAACTGCATACGCTGGGGATTTTGAAGGAGCGGTATTTGAAAAAGTAG
- a CDS encoding histidine kinase N-terminal 7TM domain-containing protein — protein MGSFISNYIVIVSLAGILNVLLAFLAYFRRTDFQGTKAFVAIAITSAIYIFGYAVELSSGSLEEIRFWTKIEYIGLPFISPADLILVLYFVGLDKLLNRITLPLLFVIPAISCLLALTNDYHHLLYREMYLHPDAPFPTAEIVMGPWYIVHGSYTFGCLCAGGCIILAKWNSMKHNYKWQMLTLLVGIILPSAASLAYLFGLSPYGMDPVPVVMSVTSTLYIIAIWSRGMLTAAPIARESLFGHLSDGVLVLDLFERLVDYNPAAEQLIHGLNASCIGKPLAPLLEKSSPETLNFILNTDASATAENQVEWKVGEKTYHYLLRCTPLRNNGGRFIGRIVKLTDVTEQTLLQRKLHLMATKDSLTEIYNRGYWMDKARQALASCKESGEPLAVILLDVDHFKSINDRYGHDTGDEALRHIVAICSSLVTEEKPFGRYGGEEFVICLPGTNLDQAGQVAEAIRECIAASPFVAASQQVQITASFGVADHHYGDTLEEMLGAADKALYRSKNGGRNQVYLARSKIPVNKETSSNH, from the coding sequence ATGGGCTCATTTATTTCTAATTACATTGTCATCGTATCCCTTGCAGGAATCCTCAACGTGCTGTTGGCATTCCTCGCCTATTTCAGACGTACGGACTTTCAGGGAACCAAAGCTTTTGTCGCTATAGCCATTACGTCAGCTATCTATATCTTTGGTTACGCCGTCGAGCTTTCGAGCGGCTCTCTGGAGGAAATTCGTTTCTGGACCAAAATCGAATATATCGGGCTGCCCTTCATTTCCCCGGCTGACCTCATTTTAGTGCTTTATTTTGTCGGATTGGACAAGCTGCTTAACCGCATAACGCTGCCGCTGCTCTTCGTCATTCCGGCGATTTCCTGCCTGCTGGCTTTAACTAACGATTATCATCACTTGCTGTATCGGGAGATGTATCTGCATCCAGATGCCCCGTTCCCAACCGCCGAGATTGTCATGGGCCCTTGGTATATCGTACATGGCAGCTATACGTTTGGCTGCTTATGCGCCGGAGGATGTATCATTTTGGCCAAATGGAACTCCATGAAACATAATTACAAATGGCAGATGTTGACCCTGCTGGTTGGCATTATCCTGCCTTCTGCTGCTTCTTTGGCGTATCTATTCGGCCTTTCGCCTTACGGCATGGATCCGGTCCCCGTCGTTATGAGCGTGACCTCAACGCTGTATATCATCGCCATTTGGTCGAGAGGCATGCTGACCGCCGCTCCGATTGCCCGGGAAAGCCTATTCGGCCATTTAAGCGACGGCGTGCTGGTGCTTGATTTGTTTGAGCGGCTGGTCGATTACAATCCGGCAGCAGAACAGTTGATTCATGGGCTGAACGCTTCCTGTATAGGGAAACCTCTGGCTCCCCTCCTTGAGAAGAGCAGCCCTGAAACTTTGAACTTTATTCTGAACACTGATGCGTCTGCCACTGCAGAAAATCAAGTCGAGTGGAAGGTTGGAGAGAAAACGTACCACTACCTGCTTCGCTGCACCCCGCTTAGGAATAACGGCGGCCGCTTTATCGGCAGAATCGTCAAGCTGACGGATGTGACGGAGCAAACGCTGCTACAGAGAAAACTTCATCTTATGGCGACCAAGGACAGTTTAACGGAGATCTACAACCGAGGTTACTGGATGGACAAGGCCCGCCAGGCATTAGCTTCCTGCAAGGAGTCCGGCGAACCGCTGGCCGTCATCCTGCTGGATGTTGATCATTTCAAGAGCATCAACGACCGTTACGGTCATGATACAGGCGACGAAGCACTCCGGCACATCGTTGCCATCTGCAGCTCTTTGGTTACCGAAGAGAAACCCTTCGGGCGGTATGGCGGGGAAGAATTTGTGATTTGTCTGCCCGGCACAAATCTCGATCAGGCCGGACAGGTGGCCGAAGCGATTCGCGAATGCATCGCAGCCAGTCCGTTTGTAGCAGCTTCGCAGCAGGTTCAGATTACCGCCAGCTTTGGCGTCGCGGACCATCATTACGGTGATACGCTGGAGGAAATGCTCGGCGCGGCCGACAAAGCCCTCTACCGGTCCAAAAATGGCGGCCGGAATCAAGTCTATCTTGCTCGGTCTAAGATACCCGTCAATAAAGAGACTTCTTCAAACCATTGA
- a CDS encoding spore germination protein: protein MSTSRPGIASQSNNSGPDSVPSSRPFTDSLEDNLNELLDRLGESADVVVRKLDSEDVLPIALVYIDGLINVDIINQSILQPLTNTLLQYKGKESKESAAEHLRAKLLPITQFQECKTFESAFSMLFEGHTLVFIDGNKVALSMDTTGWQMRSINEPTSQAVVRGPKEGFTENLRTGTSLLRRKIKSPDLWIEEYKIGARTQTNIALVYMKGITDDQILKEVRSRLNGIQTDAILESNYIEEFIQDGKWTPFPTIQNSERPDAVAAGILEGQVALLIDGTPFALLTPATFFSFFQSSEDYYQRYDVASFLRLIRVVSFFVSMTLPALYIAITTFHQEMVPTPLLVSLAAQREGVPFPALVEALVMELTFDVLREAGVRMPRAIGPAVSIVGALVLGQAAVQAGLVSAAMVIVVSFTAICNFVIPSQVISNALRLIRFVMMIAASVLGLFGITSFLMFLMIHMAGLSSVGVPYLSPVAPMTPRYLKDVFVRAPHSLLKIRPKLAAKQEAYRQAQMSKENLEHDSSNKGGQSP, encoded by the coding sequence ATGAGTACATCAAGACCGGGAATCGCCAGTCAATCGAACAATTCCGGACCTGATAGCGTTCCCTCTTCACGTCCGTTTACAGACTCTCTGGAAGATAACCTGAATGAGCTTCTGGACCGTTTAGGAGAAAGCGCGGACGTTGTTGTGAGAAAGCTGGATTCTGAGGATGTCCTTCCTATCGCTTTGGTTTATATTGACGGACTTATAAACGTAGATATTATCAACCAATCCATTCTTCAGCCTCTGACGAATACGCTCCTTCAATATAAGGGAAAGGAATCAAAGGAAAGCGCTGCCGAACACCTGAGGGCAAAGCTGCTTCCCATTACCCAATTCCAGGAATGCAAAACCTTCGAAAGCGCATTCTCCATGCTCTTCGAAGGCCATACCCTCGTTTTTATCGACGGGAATAAAGTAGCGCTCTCCATGGATACCACCGGTTGGCAGATGCGCAGCATCAACGAACCCACTTCACAGGCGGTTGTACGCGGCCCTAAGGAAGGGTTTACCGAAAACCTCCGGACCGGAACTTCCTTGCTGCGCAGAAAAATCAAGTCCCCCGACCTGTGGATTGAGGAATACAAGATCGGGGCACGTACCCAAACGAATATCGCGTTGGTTTATATGAAGGGAATAACCGACGATCAGATCCTGAAAGAAGTCCGGAGCCGGCTTAACGGGATACAAACAGACGCTATTCTTGAAAGCAATTATATCGAGGAATTTATCCAGGACGGAAAATGGACTCCGTTTCCGACCATACAAAACTCCGAACGTCCGGATGCCGTAGCAGCAGGCATCCTCGAGGGTCAAGTCGCCCTCCTGATTGACGGGACACCCTTTGCGTTGCTAACTCCGGCTACCTTTTTCAGTTTTTTTCAGTCCAGCGAAGATTATTATCAGCGGTACGATGTTGCTTCATTTTTACGACTTATCCGGGTAGTCTCCTTTTTTGTTTCCATGACGCTGCCGGCTTTATATATAGCCATCACCACCTTTCATCAGGAAATGGTGCCGACGCCCCTGCTGGTGAGCCTCGCCGCGCAAAGGGAAGGGGTTCCTTTTCCCGCTCTGGTGGAAGCCCTGGTCATGGAATTGACGTTTGACGTGCTGAGGGAAGCCGGCGTCCGGATGCCTAGAGCCATAGGACCGGCCGTTTCCATCGTAGGCGCGCTTGTGCTGGGGCAAGCAGCCGTACAGGCCGGCCTGGTATCGGCGGCCATGGTTATCGTCGTATCCTTCACGGCCATATGCAATTTTGTGATTCCTTCCCAGGTAATCTCCAATGCGCTAAGGCTTATCCGTTTTGTCATGATGATAGCGGCCAGCGTCCTGGGATTATTCGGGATTACTTCATTCCTGATGTTTCTGATGATCCATATGGCGGGGCTTAGCTCGGTCGGCGTTCCTTATCTGTCGCCGGTTGCACCTATGACCCCCCGTTATTTGAAAGATGTATTCGTCAGGGCTCCTCATTCCCTGCTTAAGATACGCCCCAAACTTGCGGCCAAGCAGGAAGCCTACAGACAAGCCCAGATGTCTAAAGAAAATTTGGAGCATGACTCATCCAACAAAGGAGGCCAATCCCCATGA
- a CDS encoding GerAB/ArcD/ProY family transporter, whose protein sequence is MKQKIGTLQASFLIVNAIVPTAIVVLPSIISTRLEQEGPFSIVISAGLGILIVLLVADLIKKSNGTPYIEWISKVSSPFVATFMGALILGHFIEETAIVLRQSINFISENVLLKTPFAVILLVMMIVSIYITSQGIEVMARVSSILVLLYILPIPIYMSGVADFNQFSRLLPIFEHSPNDFILGSLGPANWVSEVSFLLYIAPYLKSPERSRSIGFLSLSFTCIIILIIYVPTLLAFGPEYIKVLNYPGYTYSRLVHLGHAFENLNILFVSYWLLVSYIKLSFFLFVTLECFKQTLRIKENQLFYLLALALIISLESYYTWDTPDHLYKNNLENQFPGFMLVNFIFPLIIYAMSNIRQWKTRRKGFSSRE, encoded by the coding sequence ATGAAACAGAAAATAGGAACCCTGCAGGCATCCTTCTTGATTGTGAATGCCATTGTGCCTACAGCTATCGTGGTTTTGCCTTCGATTATCAGCACCAGACTGGAGCAGGAAGGACCCTTCAGCATCGTCATATCGGCCGGCTTGGGGATCCTCATAGTTTTGCTTGTCGCCGATTTAATCAAAAAGAGCAACGGGACTCCTTACATAGAATGGATAAGCAAAGTAAGCTCTCCGTTTGTTGCAACTTTCATGGGGGCTTTGATTCTAGGGCATTTTATAGAGGAAACCGCCATAGTTCTGCGCCAAAGCATCAACTTTATTAGTGAAAACGTACTTTTAAAAACGCCTTTTGCCGTTATTCTGTTGGTTATGATGATCGTGAGCATTTATATAACCAGCCAAGGTATAGAAGTCATGGCCCGCGTGAGTTCCATCCTGGTACTGCTGTACATCCTACCTATTCCAATTTATATGTCCGGCGTCGCTGATTTCAATCAATTCAGCCGGCTTTTGCCGATCTTTGAGCATTCACCAAACGATTTTATTCTGGGTAGTTTAGGACCCGCCAATTGGGTTTCGGAAGTGTCATTTCTGCTCTATATCGCTCCGTATCTCAAATCGCCGGAACGTTCCAGATCTATTGGCTTTCTGAGCTTATCTTTCACCTGTATCATCATATTGATTATTTACGTTCCTACTCTGCTGGCCTTTGGCCCGGAATATATAAAAGTATTAAATTATCCGGGATATACCTATTCCAGGCTTGTCCACTTAGGACATGCCTTCGAAAATCTGAACATTTTGTTTGTTTCCTACTGGTTACTTGTCAGCTACATAAAATTGTCCTTTTTCCTGTTTGTGACGTTGGAATGTTTTAAGCAAACCTTACGGATCAAAGAAAACCAGCTCTTTTATTTGCTGGCTTTAGCTTTGATCATTTCGCTCGAGTCCTACTATACCTGGGACACCCCGGATCATTTGTACAAAAACAATTTGGAGAATCAATTTCCCGGATTCATGTTGGTTAACTTCATATTTCCACTAATTATTTATGCCATGAGTAATATCCGTCAGTGGAAAACTCGTCGAAAGGGGTTCAGCAGCCGTGAATAA
- a CDS encoding Ger(x)C family spore germination protein, with protein MNKLYLLGSKKWHTALCISLTAVLLGGCWDNRELNEIGISSGTAFDWIDNRWTITYQVINPLSSSGTMGSGGESNTPPFLTFTEQGTSIMEAISRSSMTSTRQLFFAHSRMTVFSENMARKGITEVLDLFLRKPDARETVNVFISRRKGRDILDQLMQSSKNQGAGVQLMMQQEANLSSYYPGIRMFELAVNLASESHCATIPEIKLSGQEVMDTTQETAITDLPSRLELGRLGVLKKDKLVGWLSIREAFGLTFLTDQIKTASISIASEPNKENVKDSSFSLLHSKTKVKPKWENDHFVMDVHIRGGGMLLQLSGDVDLNKPGEINRLEQNINKQVLSYIQDSWNALQKINADATGFATLVHRKYPRRWKQIKASGSWDKEFRAIEIRPHVSIKIERFGLGSKSYKNIEKE; from the coding sequence GTGAATAAGCTTTATTTATTGGGCTCCAAAAAATGGCATACGGCTCTATGCATTTCTTTGACGGCAGTCCTTTTAGGGGGCTGCTGGGATAACAGGGAGCTGAACGAAATCGGAATCTCCTCGGGTACCGCCTTTGATTGGATCGATAACCGCTGGACGATTACTTATCAGGTCATCAATCCCCTGTCCTCATCAGGCACGATGGGCAGCGGAGGCGAATCCAATACGCCTCCTTTTCTGACCTTCACCGAACAAGGAACGTCCATTATGGAAGCTATATCGCGCAGCAGTATGACCAGCACCCGCCAACTCTTTTTCGCCCATTCCCGGATGACCGTCTTCAGCGAAAACATGGCTCGAAAAGGCATCACGGAAGTGCTGGATTTGTTTCTGCGCAAACCGGATGCCCGCGAAACGGTCAATGTCTTTATAAGCCGGCGAAAAGGCAGAGATATTCTGGACCAATTGATGCAATCATCCAAAAACCAAGGGGCGGGCGTACAATTAATGATGCAGCAGGAAGCCAACCTAAGCTCCTACTACCCGGGAATCAGAATGTTTGAACTAGCCGTCAATCTGGCCTCTGAGTCCCACTGCGCAACCATTCCGGAGATTAAGCTTAGCGGTCAAGAAGTCATGGATACGACGCAGGAAACTGCAATTACCGATCTCCCCAGCCGCCTTGAGCTGGGAAGACTTGGCGTGCTGAAAAAGGACAAGCTGGTCGGCTGGTTATCGATCAGGGAAGCCTTCGGGTTGACCTTTCTTACTGATCAGATTAAAACGGCCAGTATCTCTATCGCTTCCGAGCCAAATAAAGAAAACGTAAAAGACTCCTCGTTTTCCCTGCTGCACTCCAAAACGAAAGTCAAACCTAAATGGGAAAACGATCATTTCGTCATGGATGTCCATATCCGCGGCGGCGGCATGCTGCTTCAGTTGTCAGGAGATGTGGATTTAAACAAGCCCGGAGAAATTAATCGGCTTGAGCAGAACATCAATAAGCAGGTGCTCTCCTATATTCAGGACTCCTGGAACGCCCTGCAAAAAATCAATGCCGACGCCACCGGCTTCGCTACCCTTGTCCACCGGAAATATCCGCGCAGGTGGAAACAAATCAAAGCGTCCGGAAGCTGGGATAAAGAGTTCAGGGCGATTGAAATTCGGCCCCATGTTTCCATAAAAATCGAACGTTTTGGACTAGGCAGTAAATCCTACAAAAATATCGAAAAAGAATAA